The segment AGGTCCCGGGCCATGAGGATGCCGACGATGTTGTCCGATTCCCCCTCGTGGACCGGGACACGGCTGAAACCGCGCTCCCTGACCTGGATGATCGCCTCGTTGAGGGGCGTTTCGACGTCGAGGGTGAATACCTCAACGCGCGGGGTCTGTATCTCGCGCAGCGTCGTCTCCGTGGAAAGGAAGAGATTGCGGAGTATCTCGTGCTCGAACTCGTCGAGGAGCCCCTGCCTGTGGCCGATCTCGACGGCCGTCGCGAGTTCGCGCCCCTCCATCTCCAGTTGCCGTTCGCCGAGAAGCACACGGCTGCGAGAGACGGCCAAATCGGCGACCGCCCCGAGCACCACACGCACGGGCGTGAATAGAACCATCAGGCCCCGCATGACGGGGGCGGACGACACCGCGATCGTCCGGGCGTGCCGCATCGATACGGATTTGGGGCCGATCTCGCCGAAGATGAGGATCAGGACGGTCATGAAGACCATCGCGATCCCGAGGCCCTTCTCCCCGAACGCCGAGATCGCGAAGGCGGTGACCGCCGAGGTGCTCGCGATGTTGACGAGAAGATTGCCGAACAGGATGGTGACGAGGAGCTTCCTGGGCTCGGCGAGCAGCCGGGAAACGAGCCGCTTGCGCCCTTCCTCCTTCTCCATCTCGACCACGGCGAACCGCGACAGGGAAAAGAAAGCCGTCTCGACGCCCGAGAAGAATGCAGACAGAAAGAGCAGGACGACGACGAGCAGCAGGAGGGAGAGTCGTGGGTCGGGATTCACGGCGCCGTGATCACCATCCGGACGCGATCCGACCGGGGGGCCGAATCAGTCTTCGAGGAGGGACTCGAACCGTTCCTGCGCTGCCGCCGCCTCCTCGCTGTAGGGATACTCCCGCACGAGCTGCCGGACGATGCCGGCGGCGACCGCCTTTTCCCCGATCTTCTCGTAGGAGACGGCCATGCGCAGCAACACGGCCGGCGTCCGCCGCCCCTTCGGGAATTCCCTGCGGATCCGGGCGAACTCGTTCAGCGCGTCGAAGTGCCTGCCCAGTTCCGTGAAGCATTCGCCGCGGATGAAGAGGACCTCCTCGGCGAGGGGATGATCGGCATAGGCGTCGAGGAAGGCCGCCGATTCCTCGATGGCCAGTTCGTACTCGCCCCGGCTGAAGTCGAGGTAGACCTGCCGGTGGATCTCCTCGGGCGGGGGCACGGCCGCGCTGTCGACCGCGGCCGAGTCCGCAGCGGCGGCGTGGGTGTCCGCGGCCGGAACCGGGGGGAAACGCTCTTCCGCGCCGGGCCGCGTGGAGCGCGGCGTCGCCGCCTGCCCCGCGTCGCTGAGCATCTGCCGCAGCGCGTTCAGCCCGTCCTTGATCTCCTCGACGTCGATCTGCGACCGGGCGGCCGCGCCCCGGTCGTAGTCGCGCATCTCGCGCACCTGCCGCTCGAGCTCGCCCAGGCGCTGCCGCATCAGGGCGTTCTCATCGAGCAGGGAATCGATCTTCGCCGAGGAATCGAGCGTGGCGGCGGGGGCGCGGAAAAACGAGCGCCCCCAGCAGCCGCTGCCGGCAAGGGCCGTCACGAGCACGAGAAGGACGGCCCCGCGGAATGATCGACGGTTACTCATGGCCTCGCGAGTTACCTGAGCACCATGTGGGCCCGGCGGTTCTTCGCCCACGCGGCCTCGTCATGGCCGTAGGCGAAGGGCTTTTCCTCGCCGTAACTGACCATCGAGAGCCGCGAGGCGGGCACGCCGTAGGTGGCCAGGAAATCCATGACGGCCTTCGCGCGCTTCTCGCCGAGCGAGATGTTGTACTCGTTCGTGCCGCGCTCGTCGCAGTGCCCCTCGACGAGCAGCGCGATGTCGTCGTGAGCGAGCAGGATCTCGGCGTTGCGTGCCAGGACCTGCTTGTATTTGTCCTGTATGGCGTACTTGTCGAACTCGAAGAAGACGTCCTCGAGCTCGATCGGCTCCTCCTCCACGATCTCCTCGGCCGGTTCCTCCTCCACCTTCTCGAGCGGCGGCGGAGGCGGCGGCGCCACTTCCTGCTCCTCGAGATCGGTCGGCGGCGGGGCGACGTCCTTCTTCGCGCATGCGGGAAGCAGGGCGATGAGCGCGATCATCGCGAGAGCGAGCCACCAGTATCGCTTCATCCGGAAAACCTCCGTGTTGAAAGCCCGGCGCGTCGCCGGGGCGGTTTCACGCATCGTACCTTGCCCCCATGATAGCGGGGACTGGAGCGTTTGCAACTGTTTCTTTCAAAATTCCGTATCCGCCTCCCGCCCGCAGGGCGGGCGGATTCCCGCCCGGCGCCGGACCGCCCGGCCGATCAGTCCTCCCCGGGGGGAAGCGGCGACCACGCGGGGGA is part of the Candidatus Krumholzibacteriota bacterium genome and harbors:
- a CDS encoding HlyC/CorC family transporter, with the protein product MNPDPRLSLLLLVVVLLFLSAFFSGVETAFFSLSRFAVVEMEKEEGRKRLVSRLLAEPRKLLVTILFGNLLVNIASTSAVTAFAISAFGEKGLGIAMVFMTVLILIFGEIGPKSVSMRHARTIAVSSAPVMRGLMVLFTPVRVVLGAVADLAVSRSRVLLGERQLEMEGRELATAVEIGHRQGLLDEFEHEILRNLFLSTETTLREIQTPRVEVFTLDVETPLNEAIIQVRERGFSRVPVHEGESDNIVGILMARDLLSYGRDERVHLREAMREPLFAPGSKKTRELFGELISARRHMVIVVDEYGAFDGIVTLEDILEEIFGEIRDRREPDVPEYIMIDREHMIAEGAMRLEDVNDILGTALDSRDVETVGGYLLEEIGRIPREGESFDIAGLRFLVLSAEKTRVCKIKIERGERKETDGRR
- a CDS encoding tetratricopeptide repeat protein, which gives rise to MSNRRSFRGAVLLVLVTALAGSGCWGRSFFRAPAATLDSSAKIDSLLDENALMRQRLGELERQVREMRDYDRGAAARSQIDVEEIKDGLNALRQMLSDAGQAATPRSTRPGAEERFPPVPAADTHAAAADSAAVDSAAVPPPEEIHRQVYLDFSRGEYELAIEESAAFLDAYADHPLAEEVLFIRGECFTELGRHFDALNEFARIRREFPKGRRTPAVLLRMAVSYEKIGEKAVAAGIVRQLVREYPYSEEAAAAQERFESLLED
- the pal gene encoding peptidoglycan-associated lipoprotein Pal yields the protein MKRYWWLALAMIALIALLPACAKKDVAPPPTDLEEQEVAPPPPPPLEKVEEEPAEEIVEEEPIELEDVFFEFDKYAIQDKYKQVLARNAEILLAHDDIALLVEGHCDERGTNEYNISLGEKRAKAVMDFLATYGVPASRLSMVSYGEEKPFAYGHDEAAWAKNRRAHMVLR